In Labilibaculum sp. DW002, the genomic window TTCTTCAATTGTTTCAAGAACGGCAATTCCTGCAGCACAAGCCAAATGATTCCCTCCGAAAGTCGTACCTAACAATCCGGCTTTCCCTTCTAGTTTGGGATGAATCAGAACACCAGCAAGTGGAAAACCATTCCCCATCCCCTTAGCAGTTGTTATGATATCGGCTTTGATATCGGCGTGTTGGTGCGCAAAAAACTTCCCTGTTCTTCCATATCCCGATTGAATTTCATCTAAGATCAGAAGAGCATTGTTCTTCTCACACAAGCTTTTCGCTGACTTTAAAAACTCAACAGATGGTTCAACAACACCGTTAACTCCTTGAATTCCTTCGATAATCACAGCTGCAACATCCTGATTACTTAATTCTTTCTCAAGTGCAGTAGTATCATTCATATCAACAAAAACAACTTCATGTTTTGCATTAAATTCTGATGACAATTTAGAATTATCAGTTATCGCCAAAGCACCACTACTTCTGCCATGAAAAGAACCTTTTAGAGCAATTACTTTTGATTTGCCAGTATGAAAAGAGGCCACTTTTAAAGCATTTTCATTGGCTTCAGCTCCTGAATTACACAAGAATAAATTATAGTCATCGTAACCTGATATTTTTCCAAGTTTGCAAGCTAATTTTTCCTGCATATCATTCTTTACAGCGTTTGAATAGAATCCTAAACAGTGTAGCTGATGTTCAATTCTGAAAATATAATGTGGATGACTGTGACCAATTGAGATCACACCATGTCCACCATAAAAATCCAGGTATTTATTCCCTTTATCATCGGAAATTTTAGAACCTTTTCCGTTAACAAGGTTTATATTATAACAATTATATACGTCGAATAATTTCATTTCTTCTTCTTTAAAATCCAATTGGCTTTAAGCCTAAACCTAAAATTTCTGGCATCCCAAAAAGCAAGTTCATATTTTGTACTGCTTGTCCGGATGCACCTTTCAATAAATTATCAATAACTGACACAATCATCAGTTTACTTCCGTGTTTTTCAAAGTACAACACACATTTATTTGTGTTAACGACTTGTTTTACATCAGGAGTTTGATTTGAAATGGTAACAAATGGATGATCTTGATAATATTTTTTATAATTCTCTACAGCTTCTTCTAATGACCAATCACAATCTGTATACATGGTTGCCATAATTCCTCTGCTGAAGTTTCCCCTTACAGGAATAAAGTTGATTTCCTTCTCAAAATTTGGCTGTAATTGCAATACTGTTTCTGTAATCTCTGCCAAGTGTTGATGAGTAAATGCCTTGTAGACAGACACATTATTGTTTTTCCAACTAAAATGAGATGTTACTGTAGGATTTTGACCTGCTCCGGTAGAACCAGTAATTGCATTAACATGAATTTCTTCTTTTAACTTGCTAGACTTTGCCAATGGCAACAAACCTAGCTCTATACAAGTCGCAAAACATCCAGGATTAGCAATTCTATTTGCACTAACAATTGCGTCCTTATTCAATTCTGGTAATCCGTAAACAAAACCTTCTGTATTTGTCTTTGGTCTAAAATCAGTACTTAAATCAATGATTTTAACAGCTTCAGGTAATTCATTATCCTCTAGAAATAATTTCGTTTTACCATGACCAGAACAGATAAAAATAACATCTGTATTTGAATAATCAGCTTTGGAAAATTCAAGATCTGTATCACCTAGCAAATCTCTATGGACATCCGTTATAGGATGTCCCATATGGCTCGTACTCTGTACGAAACTAATATTCGCTTGAGGATGCCAAATTAAAATCCGCAACAATTCACCAGCAGTATATCCTGCTCCACCTATAATTCCAACATTTACCATCTTATTCTTGGTTTACGGTGTAATAAATCTTCAATGAATTCGCTAAAATATTGGTAAAGCCTTTTACATCATCAGCTGTCCAACCAACATTTGTTTCGCCATACTGTCCAAACAGGTCAGTCATTAAATCATTAGGAGAAGTTATTCCTTCTACCTGAAAATATTTCGGGCTTAACTTTAAAGTAGCAGTTCCAGTCACCTTCTTTTGAGTATCCACAAGAAATGTCTCCATGTTTCTCATCAGTGGCTCCAGGTATTGAGCTTCGTGCAGAAGCATGCCGTAGAAATCACCTAACTGATCTTTCCAGTGCATTTGCCATTTGCTTAGGCAATGTTTCTCCAGCATTTCATGAGCTTTCAGAATCAAAACTGGCGCGGCTGCTTCAAAGGCAACTCTACCTTTTGTTCCCAAAATGGTATCACCAATATGCATGTCTCTACCGATACCAAACTGTGAACCAATAGCTTCAATTTTCTTAATTGCTTCAAGAGGTGAAAGTTTTTCGTCATTCACACTTACCAATTCACCTGCTTCGAAACCAATGCTTAGCTTTTCTGATTCGGTTTTAACAACTTGTTTTGGATAAGCCTCTTCGGGTAATGGCTCACTAGAATTTAAAGTCTCTTTTCCGCCAATACTGGTTCCCCAAATTCCTGCGTTAATTGAATAGGCCATCTTCTCGAACTCGTCATCGATACCTGCTTCTTTCAGATATTCAATTTCTTCTTCTCTACTCAGCTCCAAATCTCTGGTTGGGGTAATGATCTTGGCATTAGGTGCCATTATTTGGAAGATCAAGTCGAATCTGATTTGATCGTTTCCTGCTCCAGTACTACCATGGGCGATATAATCCGCTCCAATTTCGTGGGCACATTTAGCAATAGCCATAGCTTGAAAAGCTCTCTCCGAGCTCACTGATAAGGGGTAGCAATTGTTCTTTAGAACATTACCCATAATCAGGTACTTGATGCACTTTGCGTAGTATTCTTCGGTAAGGTCGATGCTAGTATGATCTATCACACCTAGCTTTTGTGTTTTTTTCTCAATTGCGCACAGTTCTTCATCACTAAATCCGCCAGTATTTCCTAATACTGTATAAACTTTCATGCCCAAATCCTTTGATAAGTGAAGGGCACAGTATGTTGTATCTAATCCGCCACTGTAGGCTAAAACGACTTTTTTCTTTGTTGATGTCATTGTAATGTTTTTTTACTTCTTAATTTGATGATTGAATTGCTTTTGCTATTTCTTATCCTTTTTATTGGGATCAAATAGCATTCCTGTGCACAAACACATTTTTTGTTTGGTTCTAGTCAGTATGTCGTAATTCACGCAACCGCTGCAACCTTTCCAAAATGTTTCGTCTGTGGTTAACTCCGAAAATGTAACTGGTTTATATCCTAAATCAGAATTGATTTTCATTACAGGAAGACTTGTGGTAAGACCGAATATTTTAGATTCTGGATAGCGCTTTCTAGATAACTCAAAAGCTTTGGCTTTAATCATTTTAGCCAAACCAACAGCTCTATATTCCGGATCAACAATTAATCCTGAATTAGCTACGTACTTTCCATGTTCCCAGGTTTCTATATAACAGAAGCCAATTACTTTATTCTGATCAAAAGCAATGATTGCTTTTCCTTCCTGAATTTTTTGTACGATGTACAAAGGATTCCTTTTTGCAATTCCAGTACCACGTATTTTCGCAGCACGTTCAATCATATCACAAATCTCCTGGGCATATTCGTAATGCCTCAAGCTTGCTACAATGACACTTATTTTTTGTTCAATTTCCATTGATGTTTCTATCATTTCAATCTAACTATTACTAAATTTCCCAGAAAAGTGCTACAGCAGTTAAGCACAACCATTTGTTATTTAATTCTACCACAAAATCCGCTCTTACGGTTTGATTGTTGTGTTCCCGATAACAGCGTCTTCGGAAGCCTAAGGAGTTGAAAAAATTCATTTTTTTTATTTTTAATTAGTTGATACAAAAAAAGCTTACCGTCCGAGAACAGTAAGCTATATAGTAAATGATATTTCGATAATAGAAATAGCAAGCTCATCCGTCCCTCCTGGGTAACAGTTACTTCGCAAATGGCGTCGACTCTCTGTATGGATAATTTGTTTCATTTCTATTGCTAAAATTTTATTCAAAAAAAAGGCTTACCGATAAAAACGGTAAGCCTTAAATATTGTTGTTAATCATTGATTACACGACAATACGACATCAACCGCTTTTCCAATTGGAGAGCTAAATCTTCGTCGTCGTATGTTGTGAAATAAAATCATTTGTTCTGAATTGTTAATTATTAATCAAAAAAAAGGCTTTCCGATATGGAAAGCTTGGAAAATAATGATACCAACGCTCCTCCTTATCGTTTTGATAAAGATCTATTGCGTCGTCGTCGAATTATTTGTACCATTTCCATGCTTATTCTGATTTGTTGATTACAAAGATAAATGCAAAAAAGGGAATAATCCTAATAAATCTATTATTATTTTCTCACCACTTAAATTTATAACCTTTGCGTAAAGATTTTTCTATTTAAATATAGAAATACCCCTAAATATATCACCAACAAACTAATAATAGCTATATTCTATAATTAAAAGGAATAAATAAAAGTTGTCCATAATTATAAATTACCTCCTACTTTAAACCCCTAAACCATCTCAATTATAGTTTTTTAACAATTTAATTGAAGCCAAATGAATAACCATTTTAAGATTGTGCCGTAGAATGTCATTAGTATTTATAATTAAATTATCATGGAGCTAAAAAAAATTGTTGGATTTGTGTTGTTGGGCTTAGCAGTAATTACTTTCTTCCTTTATCTTTCCTTACCTTTTCTTCTTTCTGGTTCTAGTAAAGTCATTTTATTTACAGCGTCAGTTTACATTTTAAACAAAGTATTTTTTTATTCATCTCTTTATATATTAGGAAAGCAATTTGTTTCTAAAGTAAGCAAGTACTTACCAAATTGGATAGAAAAACCTCTATTGAAATTTTTAAAAGTTCAACCTATTACAGAAAACAAATAATTTTGACATCGTAACAATTACGATAAGAGTAAACATAATCAAATAAGAGCTGTTTTCATATTTCTTAATCAGATATAATTATCCTATTTTTATAAAGGCCTGAATATCACGAAAACCTTTGCAATGATTTTTATCATGTTTTTTTCACATTACAAACGTTTTCGACACTCAACTTAACAATAATACTTGCAGGTCTGGTTTTTTTTCGTTTATATTTGTAGCAACGGATTAGACAAGCAAAAAAAATATCACCTCCATTTTCTGGGTGTTTCTTATGGGACAACGACAATCGGATTCTTTATTGTGTCGTTACAATTTATATAGAACTGGGGATTTCTATACATTTTTTATGTCCTTATTCAAAAGACAAAATCACTTCTGGCTTCGCACTAAAAATTGCCTATGCGAAACCTTAGACCAAAACAACAGGGTCTTTACGACCCTGCGAACGAACATGACAATTGTGGAATTGGCTTTGTAGCCAACATTAAAGGAAAGAAATCTTTCGAGATTATTACTCGCGGACTGGAGGTTCTATGCAATATGGAGCACAGAGGAGCTCGTGGTGCTGATAATGTTAGTGGAGACGGAGCTGGTATTCTTATGCAATTGCCACATAATTTCTACAAGAAGATTGGAATTAAATTACCCTTACCTGGAAGATATGGTACCGGTTTAATTTTCTTACCAACAGACGAAACCGAAGAAAAATTCTGTATTGAAGTATTGATTCAAATACTTGAAGAAGAAGGATTGGAATTTCTTCAATTACGTGACGTGCCTACTGACACTAGCGCAATTGGGGAAATTGCAAGAGAATCTGAACCTGTAATTAAGCAAATATTTGTTGGCGGTAATTACGAACAGGATGATTTGGAGAGAAGACTCTATTTGGCAAGAAAACAAGCTGAAAGCTATATTCGCGCAACTAAAATGAAGGAAAAAGAGATGTTTTATCTCCCAAGTCTTTCTTCTAAAGTTCTTGTATACAAAGGAATGTTTGCCAGTGATCAATTGGGAAAATATTACGGGGATTTGCAAGATTCTCGTATGGAAAGTGCCATTGCAATGGTTCACTCCCGTTTTAGTACAAATACTTTTCCTTCATGGGATTTGGCCCAACCGTTTCGAATTGTTGCTCACAATGGTGAAATCAATACGATTAAAGGAAACCGATTGTGGATGCAAGCTCGTGAATCTTTGCTAAAATCAGAGATGTATGGAGATGATATCAAGAAATTATTCCCTGTTGTAGAGCCAAACAAAAGTGATTCTGCATCTTTCGATAATGTATTGGAATTTTTGTTCTTAACAGGAAGAAGTCTGCCACATGCCTTAAGCATGATGGTACCAGAATCTTGGAATGAAAAAAATCCAATTCCAGACAGTTTAAAAGCATTTTATGAATACCACTCTACTTTTATGGAGCCATGGGATGGTCCTGCATCATTAGTTTTTTCTGATGGAAGATACATTGGTGGAACATTAGATAGAAATGGTCTTAGACCATCTCGTTATGTGATTACACAGGACGACATGATTGTAATGGGTTCTGAAGTAGGAATTCAACAATTTAAACCAGAGGAAATTAAAGAAAAAGGAAGACTCAAGCCAGGTAAATTACTTTTGGTAGACACTCAATTAGGAATTATCATTCCAGATCAAGAGGTAAAGTCTCAACTAACCTATCGTAATCCTTATCAAAATTGGCTGAAAGAGAACCGTTTGGATTTGAAGGCTATTCCCGTTGAAAAACGTGTGCCCTCAGATATTGGGGATCATTTCGATACTTGCCAGAAAACTTTTAATTACTGTAAAGAAGACTTTGAAAGGGTTATTTTACCAATGGCAACAGGCGGACAAGAACCTGTTGGATCCATGGGAAATGATGCGCCAATACCTGTATTATCACCTAAGCCTCAATTGTTTTTTAACTATTTCAGACAATTGTTTGCTCAAGTAACGAATCCTCCTATTGACTCGATCAGAGAAAATTTAGTGATGGATTTAACCAATTATATAGGTGCTGTTCAAAAGAATTTATTGGATGAAACACCTCAACATTGCAAGCTGATTCGTTTTAAAAGTCCTTTGATTACAAATACTGATCTCGGCAAGATTAAAAAGTTAAAGCACGAAGAATTTAGACATACGTCTATTGATATGCTATTTACAGCATCTCAAAATGGACAGGGTTTAGAAAATTCATTGGATAATATCTGTGAATTAGCTGAAAAAGCTGTTGATGAACAGAAGAATTATATCATTTTGACGGATAGAAATGTATCTGAATCAATGGCTCCAATTCCAGTATTGTTAGCTGTTGCTGCTGTTCACCATCATTTAATTAAGAAAAGGAAAAGAATGCAAATTGGGCTTGTTGTAGAAACAGGAGAAGCCCGTGAAGTAAATCATTTTGCTTTGTTAATTGCATATGGTGCTAGTGTTATCAATCCATACATGAGTTATGCTGTAATTGATAAATTAGTGAAGGATGGTCGAATTAGTTTAGAATACAAAACGGCTCGTAAAAACTACATAAAAGCTGTAGATAAAGGTCTATTAAAGGTAATGTCTAAAATGGGAATTTCTACCATTGGAAGTTATCTTGGAGCTCAGATTTACGAAAGCTTAGGAGTAAGTAAAGAGGTAATTGACAAGTATTTCACAGGTACAGTTTCAAGAATAGAAGGTATTGGTTTAAAAGAAATATCAGAGGAAGTTCTATGCCATCATACAAAGGCTTACTCGGAAGAAAATCCTTTTGACAATCAGGATCTTTTAAACAATAATGGAACCATTCATTACCGAAAAAATGGAGAACCACATAGTTGGAATCCAGAATCAATTGGTTTATTGCAATGGGCCACAAGAACAAATAACTATGCCAAATTTAAAGAGTATAGCACTATTGTAAATAAAGAAACAGAGACACCTACATTCTTGAGAGGTTTCTTCAACTATAAGAAGAATCCAATTGACATTAGTGAAGTGGAACCTGTTGAAAATATCATGAAACGTTTTTGTACAGGTGCCATGTCATATGGTTCTATTTCCAAAGAAGCTCATGAGGCTTTAGCTATTGCCATGAATAAGATTGGCGGACGAAGCAATACTGGTGAAGGTGGAGAAAGTGCTAAACGTTTTTACTCAAGCGCAAGAAGTTCAATTAAACAAATTGCTTCTGGTAGGTTTGGTGTAAACACAGAGTACTTGGTTAATGCTGATGAGCTACAAATAAAGGTTGCACAAGGAGCTAAACCAGGTGAAGGTGGTCAGTTACCAGGATTTAAGGTAGATAAAATTATCGCTAAGTTGAGAAACTCAACTCCAGGTATTACATTGATATCTCCTCCTCCACATCATGATATCTATTCGATTGAAGATTTGGCTCAGCTGATTTACGATTTGAAAAATGTAAACCCTACAGCATGCGTTAGCGTAAAACTAGTATCTGAAAGTGGTGTTGGTACCGTAGCAGCTGGAGTAGCAAAAGCGAATGCAGATCTTATTGTAATTGCTGGTAGTGAAGGTGGCACGGGAGCAAGTCCGCTAAGTTCTATTAAGAACACAGGTTTGCCTGTGGAACTTGGATTGGCAGAAGCACAACAAACGCTAGTAATGAATGATTTACGTGGCAGAATTAAATTACAAACCGATGGACAGCTAAAAACCGGTAAGGATATTGTTTCAATGGCCTTGTTAGGTGCTGAAGAATTTGGTTTCGCTACGAGTGCGTTGGTTGTATTAGGTTGTGTGATGATGAGAAAGTGTCACTTAAACACTTGTCCTGTTGGTATCGCAACTCAGAATAAAGAGTTAAGAGAAAAATTCTTAGGTCGTTCTGAATGGCTAGTTAATTATTTCACATTCTTGGGAGAAGAGTGTAGAGAATTGATGGCTGAATTAGGAATTCGTAAGTTTGATGACCTTGTTGGTCGCTCAGATTTATTGGAGAAGAAAGCAAATATAACCAACTGGAAAGCTAAAACAGTTTCGATTGATAACTTAATTCATCTTCCAAAGACTGATGGACATACTATTTGTGGAGCAAATGCTACAATTAAATCAATTGGAACGGTTTTGGACCATGATTTAATTAAGCAATCAGAAAAGGCTCTTCATGATGGAGAAAAAGTTTGGATTGATAAAAAAATTACAAATACAGATAGAACCACGGGTGCAATGTTATCGGGTAAGGTAGCACTTATGAAACCTAAACGTGTTCTTGAAGATGATACAATTCACTGTCGATTCAGAGGTTCTGCCGGTCAAAGTTTTGGAGCATTCCTAGAGAAGGGAATTACATTTCGCTTAGTAGGTGACTCTAATGATTACTTTGGTAAAGGTTTATCAGGCGGAAAAATAGTTGTTTACCCATCTACCAAGAGCAAATTTAAACCAGAAGAACAAATTGTTATTGGTAATACTGCTCTTTATGGTGCAACTAGCGGGTCAGCCTATATTAGAGGTATGGCTGGAGAACGTTTTTGTGTTCGTAATTCAGGCGCAGTCGCAGTAGTTGAAGGTGTTGGTGACCACGGTTGTGAATACATGACAGGAGGTCGAGTTGTAATTTTAGGAGCAACTGGAAGAAACTTTGCTGCTGGTATGAGCGGAGGAATTGCCTACGTTCTAAATATGGAAGATCGATTGGATTATTTCTGTAATAAAAGTTTGGTATCTCTTGAACCTGTGGAGCATTTACAGGATGTTCATGAGCTACAAGGAATGATTCACGAACATTTGTTATTGACTCAAAGTAGTGTAGCCTCAAAAATACTAACTCATTGGGAAGAGTATCTGCCACATTTTGTGAAAGTAATTCCATATGAGTACAAGAAAGTACTTGAGGAGAAAAAACTGAAGAAGATTCGTAAAAAGCTTAAGCAAGCACAATCTCAAACAGAAGTACACGAATAAATCGACAAACTGTGAACAATTATCTGTTTGTAATACACAATCAATTGCAAACTGATAACTGTTGATAGACAACTGTAAATTGAAAAGATTATGGGAAATCCGAAAGGTTTTTTAGAAATAAAAAGAAAAGAAGCCGGATATCGTCCGGTAAGAGATAGAGTTGGTGATTTTGGAGAAGTAGAACAGACTTTAAATTTAGAAGATAGAATCGATCAGGCTGCAAGATGCATGGACTGTGGTATTCCTTTCTGTCACTGGGCCTGTCCTACTGCCAGTAAAATTCCAGAATGGCAAGATGCCATTTACAGAGAAAACTGGGAAGAAGCGAGTCAAATTTTACATTCGACAAATAGTTTTCCTGAATTTACCGGTCGTGTATGTCCTGCGCCTTGTGAAAAGTCATGCGTGCTTTCATTACACAATTCTCCCGTAACAATACGCGAAAACGAAGCGTCTGTTATCGAGAAAGCTTTTGAGTATGGATACATAAAGGCGAAGCCACCAAAAAAACGTACAGATAAAAAAATAGCAGTAATTGGCTCAGGACCTGCAGGTTTATCCGTTGCTGATCTTTTAAATAAAGCTGGTCATAATGTGACTGTTTATGAAAAAGACGATGCTATTGGTGGACTATTGCGTTATGGTATTCCTGACTTTAAACTCGACAAAGGAGTTATTGATCGAAGACTAGAAATTTTTGTTGAAGAAGGAATTGAATTCAAAACAAGCCAAGATGTTGGTGGCGATGTGTCATTTAAGGAATTGGAAGCTGAATATGATGCTGTTTGTTTGGCAATTGGAGCAATGAAACCTCGCGATTTAAACATTAAAGGTCGGGAATTAGAAGGTGTTCATTTTGCAATGGATTTTCTTAAACAACAAAATAAAGTCATTAGAGGAGACGAATTCACAAAACAAGAAAGAATATCAGCTAAAGGCAAAAGTGTTGTTGTTATTGGAGGTGGTGACACTGGATCCGACTGTGTAGGAACTTCAATAAGACAGAAGGCAAAATCAGTTTTACAAATTGAATTGATGCCAAAGCCACCAGAAGAAAGAAAAGAAACAAATCCTTGGCCTTATTGGCCAGATACATTGAGAACTTCAAGTTCGCATTTAGAAGGTTGTGAAAGAAGATGGTCATTAAGCTCCAAACAACTAAGTGGTGACGATGGACATGTAAACAAACTTACCATTTGTCAAATTGAATGGACAAAAGATGATAACGGTAAATTTCAAATGAATGAAGTTCCTGGTTCTGAAGAAACGATTGATGCTGATTTAGTATTATTAGCAATGGGTTTCGTTCATCCTGTGCACGAAGGTCTTGTAAAAGAATTGGAGATTGAATTAGACGCTAGAGGCAATATCAAAACCGATACAAAAGGCCAAACTTCTAATTCAAAAATCTTTTGCTCTGGAGATGCAACTTCAGGTGCAAGCTTAGTAGTTCGCGCATTGGATCACGGGCGTAAAACTGCTCTAGCTATTCATCAATACTTAGGAGCATAACTAAAAAGCAATAAGGAAACACTAAACATAGGCAGTTAAGTGGTAGGAACCGATAGTTTAATCTCGACAAAGATAGCTATCGGTTCTTTTTTTATTTAAAACAAATAAGGAATGTTCATAATGAACATTCCTTATCTTGCTCTTAATAAAACCTAATTCACTTTCGTAATTTACAACCACACAAATTACGTTTTCCTTTTAGATCTTATCTGTATTGAAGTTGATTAAACCTTTAATAAAATCAACTTACAATTTAAAATTAGCTGTCTCTAGAATTCTAAGGACAGCTAAAATATTTTAATTATGGATTAAGAGAATTTGCTTGATCAACAATAGCACTATTTCCATTACCATTTTGCATTACAACACTTGAATGTTCTAATCCTACTTGATAAACTTCAGCAGTGTTATTAGAACCATTTTGTAAAATTCCAGAGTAATTATAATCACCGTCTTGAGTAACAATTGCATTATTATTATCTCCATTGAACTGATATATCTCCGAATAGTTATAGTTCCCAGTTTGAATTACATCTGCGATAGAATTTGTAACATCCTGCTGTAAAACTCCTGAATAATTCATGTAACCAAGTTGACCTACCATTGCAAGATTATTTTCTCCTCTTACTTGATAAGTTTCAGCCATATTGTAATTACCTTCTTGCTCAATAAGTGCTCCATTATTTACACCACCAATTTGCTCTGTATAAGCCATGTTATCATCACCAATCTGATATACTTCTGCAGCATTACCTTCGCCACCAATTTGCACCATTGTTACCCAATTAGCAATACCAGCTTGCTCTGAATAAACAGAATTACTCATACCACCATCTTGATAAGACTGAGCAAAATTGAAATCACCGTACTGAACTAATCCTGCCCAATTTCCTTCACCACCTAATTGTGTCGCATATGCTTCATTAGCATATCCTGTTTGAGCTATACCTGCAAAATTATAAGATCCACCGTTTTGGTAAATTTCTGCATAATTCCAGTTTCCTAGTTGTCCTACATAGGCTCTATTCATAATGCCATCATATTGATCAACATATGCAGTGTTGCTATTCTGATATTGCTCTATTTCAATATTGTTTCCTTCACCACCGATTTGATTTGTGAATGCCCAATTGTCATAACCTGTTTGCTCAACTAAAGTTGAATTAAACATTCCACCTTCTTGGAATACATCAGCTAAATTAAATGTTCCATCTTGAATAACTGCAGCCCAATTAGAATATCCGTCATATTGTCTA contains:
- a CDS encoding GNAT family N-acetyltransferase, translating into MIETSMEIEQKISVIVASLRHYEYAQEICDMIERAAKIRGTGIAKRNPLYIVQKIQEGKAIIAFDQNKVIGFCYIETWEHGKYVANSGLIVDPEYRAVGLAKMIKAKAFELSRKRYPESKIFGLTTSLPVMKINSDLGYKPVTFSELTTDETFWKGCSGCVNYDILTRTKQKMCLCTGMLFDPNKKDKK
- a CDS encoding aspartate aminotransferase family protein, with the translated sequence MKLFDVYNCYNINLVNGKGSKISDDKGNKYLDFYGGHGVISIGHSHPHYIFRIEHQLHCLGFYSNAVKNDMQEKLACKLGKISGYDDYNLFLCNSGAEANENALKVASFHTGKSKVIALKGSFHGRSSGALAITDNSKLSSEFNAKHEVVFVDMNDTTALEKELSNQDVAAVIIEGIQGVNGVVEPSVEFLKSAKSLCEKNNALLILDEIQSGYGRTGKFFAHQHADIKADIITTAKGMGNGFPLAGVLIHPKLEGKAGLLGTTFGGNHLACAAGIAVLETIEEEQLIANAEKIGAYLISKLEDNKAINTIRGKGLMIGIDLENMTVIRKQLLEDHGIFTGSSGNKTLRLLPPLSITKKEADQFIEAFQKITQIVEV
- the gltB gene encoding glutamate synthase large subunit, whose amino-acid sequence is MRNLRPKQQGLYDPANEHDNCGIGFVANIKGKKSFEIITRGLEVLCNMEHRGARGADNVSGDGAGILMQLPHNFYKKIGIKLPLPGRYGTGLIFLPTDETEEKFCIEVLIQILEEEGLEFLQLRDVPTDTSAIGEIARESEPVIKQIFVGGNYEQDDLERRLYLARKQAESYIRATKMKEKEMFYLPSLSSKVLVYKGMFASDQLGKYYGDLQDSRMESAIAMVHSRFSTNTFPSWDLAQPFRIVAHNGEINTIKGNRLWMQARESLLKSEMYGDDIKKLFPVVEPNKSDSASFDNVLEFLFLTGRSLPHALSMMVPESWNEKNPIPDSLKAFYEYHSTFMEPWDGPASLVFSDGRYIGGTLDRNGLRPSRYVITQDDMIVMGSEVGIQQFKPEEIKEKGRLKPGKLLLVDTQLGIIIPDQEVKSQLTYRNPYQNWLKENRLDLKAIPVEKRVPSDIGDHFDTCQKTFNYCKEDFERVILPMATGGQEPVGSMGNDAPIPVLSPKPQLFFNYFRQLFAQVTNPPIDSIRENLVMDLTNYIGAVQKNLLDETPQHCKLIRFKSPLITNTDLGKIKKLKHEEFRHTSIDMLFTASQNGQGLENSLDNICELAEKAVDEQKNYIILTDRNVSESMAPIPVLLAVAAVHHHLIKKRKRMQIGLVVETGEAREVNHFALLIAYGASVINPYMSYAVIDKLVKDGRISLEYKTARKNYIKAVDKGLLKVMSKMGISTIGSYLGAQIYESLGVSKEVIDKYFTGTVSRIEGIGLKEISEEVLCHHTKAYSEENPFDNQDLLNNNGTIHYRKNGEPHSWNPESIGLLQWATRTNNYAKFKEYSTIVNKETETPTFLRGFFNYKKNPIDISEVEPVENIMKRFCTGAMSYGSISKEAHEALAIAMNKIGGRSNTGEGGESAKRFYSSARSSIKQIASGRFGVNTEYLVNADELQIKVAQGAKPGEGGQLPGFKVDKIIAKLRNSTPGITLISPPPHHDIYSIEDLAQLIYDLKNVNPTACVSVKLVSESGVGTVAAGVAKANADLIVIAGSEGGTGASPLSSIKNTGLPVELGLAEAQQTLVMNDLRGRIKLQTDGQLKTGKDIVSMALLGAEEFGFATSALVVLGCVMMRKCHLNTCPVGIATQNKELREKFLGRSEWLVNYFTFLGEECRELMAELGIRKFDDLVGRSDLLEKKANITNWKAKTVSIDNLIHLPKTDGHTICGANATIKSIGTVLDHDLIKQSEKALHDGEKVWIDKKITNTDRTTGAMLSGKVALMKPKRVLEDDTIHCRFRGSAGQSFGAFLEKGITFRLVGDSNDYFGKGLSGGKIVVYPSTKSKFKPEEQIVIGNTALYGATSGSAYIRGMAGERFCVRNSGAVAVVEGVGDHGCEYMTGGRVVILGATGRNFAAGMSGGIAYVLNMEDRLDYFCNKSLVSLEPVEHLQDVHELQGMIHEHLLLTQSSVASKILTHWEEYLPHFVKVIPYEYKKVLEEKKLKKIRKKLKQAQSQTEVHE
- the argC gene encoding N-acetyl-gamma-glutamyl-phosphate reductase, whose product is MVNVGIIGGAGYTAGELLRILIWHPQANISFVQSTSHMGHPITDVHRDLLGDTDLEFSKADYSNTDVIFICSGHGKTKLFLEDNELPEAVKIIDLSTDFRPKTNTEGFVYGLPELNKDAIVSANRIANPGCFATCIELGLLPLAKSSKLKEEIHVNAITGSTGAGQNPTVTSHFSWKNNNVSVYKAFTHQHLAEITETVLQLQPNFEKEINFIPVRGNFSRGIMATMYTDCDWSLEEAVENYKKYYQDHPFVTISNQTPDVKQVVNTNKCVLYFEKHGSKLMIVSVIDNLLKGASGQAVQNMNLLFGMPEILGLGLKPIGF
- a CDS encoding argininosuccinate synthase, coding for MTSTKKKVVLAYSGGLDTTYCALHLSKDLGMKVYTVLGNTGGFSDEELCAIEKKTQKLGVIDHTSIDLTEEYYAKCIKYLIMGNVLKNNCYPLSVSSERAFQAMAIAKCAHEIGADYIAHGSTGAGNDQIRFDLIFQIMAPNAKIITPTRDLELSREEEIEYLKEAGIDDEFEKMAYSINAGIWGTSIGGKETLNSSEPLPEEAYPKQVVKTESEKLSIGFEAGELVSVNDEKLSPLEAIKKIEAIGSQFGIGRDMHIGDTILGTKGRVAFEAAAPVLILKAHEMLEKHCLSKWQMHWKDQLGDFYGMLLHEAQYLEPLMRNMETFLVDTQKKVTGTATLKLSPKYFQVEGITSPNDLMTDLFGQYGETNVGWTADDVKGFTNILANSLKIYYTVNQE